ACTTCCTGGCCTTCGTGCGGGGGATGGCGAAGTTCGACTCCATCGAGGGCTTGCTGGAAGCGATCTCGGACGACGTGAAGCGGTCCCGGGAACTCATCGAGGCGTACGACGCGTCCTGAACGGTGGGTGGTGGTCGGGCTCTAACGGGACGCGGCCCAGTGGCAGGCCACCTGGGAAGTGCCGCCTCCGTTGAGCAGCGGTAGGTCTTCCTCGCGGCACGCGTCCGCCACCCCCGCCCGCTCGGCCTCGCCGTTCGCCAGGATCTGGCAGCGGGCGTGGAAACGGCAGCCCGAGGGGATGCGGGACGGGTCCGGGGGCTCGCCGGTCAGCACGACCGGAGCGCCGGGGGCCTCGGGCAGGACGGACAACAGGGCTTGTGTGTAAGGGTGCTGAGGCGCCCTCAGGACGTCCTCCACCGCCCCCGTCTCGATGATCCGGCCCAGGTACATCACCGCGACCCGGTCCGCGATGTTCCACGCGAGTCCGAGGTCGTGGGTCACCACCAGGGCGGACAGGCCGAGTTCGGCGCGCAGTCGCAGCAGCAGGGCCAGGATCTCACCGCGTACCGATGCGTCCAGGGAGGCCACCGGCTCGTCGGCGACGATGAGTTCGGGTTCCAGGACGAGCGCGCCCGCGATGACGACACGCTGGCGCTGGCCGCCGGAGAGCTCGTGCGGGTAGCGCAGGAAGAACCGCTCGGGCGGCCGGAGTCCGGCCCGCGCGAGGGCCGCCCGAACCGCCTCCCGTTCGTCGCCCGCGTACGCGTGGATGCGCAGCCCCTCCGCCACCGCGTCGTACACCGTGTGCCGGGGGTTGAGCGAGCCGCTCGGGTCCTGGAGGACCAGCTGGACACGCTTGCGGTACGACTTGAGGGCCCGCGAGGAGTAGTCGAGCGGCCGGCCCGCGAAGGTGACCCGGCCCGCCGTCGGCCGGACCAGCCCGAGGAGCGAGCGGGCCAGGGTCGTCTTGCCGCAGCCCGACTCGCCGACCAGCGCGACGATCTCACCCGGCCGGATGTCGAGATCCACCCCGTCGACGGCACGGGCCCGCGCGGTGTCACCCCGCCGCGCGGGAAAACTGACCCGCAGACCCTCGGCGCTCAGGAGCGGTGCGGAGGAAGCCGGGGGCGTCTCGGGGACCGCCTGGGGCGTAGCCGTCATGGGGTACTCCTCACGTCTTCCACCACACCCGCCCCCACTGCCCCGGAGGGCTTTACGGCATCCGCGGCGCCCGCGGAACCCGCGGCCCCCGCAGCACTGCGCGTGTTCACGTGCACGCATGCCGCCCAGCGGTCCGGGGCGGCCGGGCGCAGGAGCTGGTCCTCCGTGGTGCAGGAGTCCAGCGCCGCCGCGCACCGGGGGTGGAACGCGCAGCCGGACGGCAGCGCGGCCGGATCCGGTGGGTCCCCGGGCAGCCCGCGCGGCGCGAACCGCGAACCGGCGTCCCCGATCCGCGGAAAGGCCGCCGACAGCGCCTGCCCGTAGGGATGCCGGGCGTCCTCGTACACCTGGCGGGCGGGCCCCTCCTCCACCACCCGGCCCGCGTACATCACCGCGAGCCGGTCGCAGGTGTCCGACAGGACCGCCAGGTCATGGCTGATCATGACAAGGCCCAGCTCCTGCTCGGAGACGAGCTGCTGGATCAGCCGCAGGATCTGCGCCTGGATCATCACGTCGAGCGCGGTGGTCGGCTCGTCGGCGACGACCAGCCGTGGATCGCAGGCCAGCGCCATCGCGATCATCACGCGCTGCCGCTGCCCGCCGGACAGCTCGTGCGGATACGCGGACGCCCGTCCCGCCGGCAGCCCCACCTGCTCCAGGAGCTCGCCGGTCCGCCGCCGCGCCCCCGCCGCGGTGGCCTTGCGGTGCAGCAGGATCGGCTCGGCGATCTGGTCCCCGACGCGGTGCACGGCGTTGAGGGAGTGCATGGCGCCCTGGAAGACGATGGAGGCACCGGCCCAGCGGACCGCCCGTACCCGCCCCCACTTCATGGTCAGTACGTCCTCGCCGTCGAGGAGGATCTCCCCGCTCACCCGGGCCCCGGCAGGCAGCAGGCGCAGCAGCGCGAGCGCCAGAGTGGACTTGCCGCAGCCGGACTCACCCGCGATGCCGACCTTCTGCCCGGCCTCGACGGTGAGGTCCACACCGCGCACGGCGGCCACCCCGCCGCCGTACGTCACCTCCAGGTTCCGTACGTCCAGCAAGGGCGGTGCGGTCGGCGCGGTCGGTGTGCTCAACGGGCCACCCCCAGCTTCGGGTTGAGGACGGACTCGACGGCACGCCCGCACAGCGTGAAGGCGAGGGCGACGACGGCGATCGCGATGCCGGGCGGCACGAGGTACCACCACTTCCCGGCGCTCACCGCACCCGCCTCCCGCGCGTCCTGCAGCAGACCGCCCCAGGAGACCACCGTCGGGTCGCCGAGCCCGAGGAAGGCCAGCGTCGCCTCGGCGAGGATCGCGGAGGAGATGATCAGGGTCGTCTGCGCGAGCACCAGCGGCATGACATTGGGCAGCACATGCCGGGACATGACGTGCCAGTGCCCGCCACCGAGCGCCTTCGCCCGCTCGATGTACGGCCGGGACTCCACGGCCAGGGTCTGCGCCCGTACCAGCCGGGCCGTCGTCGGCCAGGTCGTGACGCCGATCGCCAGGATGATCGTGCCGAGCGAGCGGGACATCACGGTCGCCAGCGCGATCGCCAGCACCAGCGTCGGCATGACCAGGAACCAGTCCGTGATCCGCATCATCACCGTCGCGAACCAGCCCCGGAAGTGACCCGCGGTGATGCCGATGAGCGCGCCGATCGCGACCGAGAGGACGGCCGCGAGCAGGCCCACGAGCAGCGACACCCGCGAACCCCACACCACCAGACCGAGCAGACTGCGCCCGAACTGGTCCGTGCCGAGCGGGAATTCGAGGCTCGGACTCTCCATGGGCCGTCCCGGCGCGCCCGTCACGCTCTGCACGTCGGATCCGACGGTCAGCGGCGCGGTCAGCGCGACCAGGGCGAAGAGCGTGAGCGCGGCGAGCCCGAGGAGACCGGAGCGGTGCGTGCGGTACCGCTGCCAGAAGCGGACGGCGGAGGCGCGCCGTCGCTGCCGGGCGAGGGCGCGGGGCCCGCCCTTCGCGGGCACGGGCGAGGCCACCACGGGATCGTCCGGCGTCGGCGTCGGCGTCGGTGTCGGCGTCGGCACCGGCTCGTGCGGGTCGGTCGTCGTCATCGGCCCACCCTGGGGTCGAGCAGCGGATAGATCAGGTCGGCGAGTGTGTTCATCACGATCACCGCGGCGGCGAAGACGAAGAACAGCCCCTGCACCAGCGGCAGGTCGGGCACGCTCAGCGCCTGGTAGAAGAGCCCGCCGAGGCCGGGCCAGGAGAAGACCGTCTCGACGAGGATCACACCCGCGACGGTCCGGCCGAGGTTGATGAAGACCAGCGTCATCGTCGGCAGCAGCGCGTTCGGCACGGCGTGCCGGCGGCGGACGAGATCGTCCCGCAGGCCCTTGGCCCGCGCGGTCGTCAGATAGTCGCCGCCCATCTCGTCGAGCAGTGCCGAGCGCGTGACCAGCAGCGTCTGCCCGTACTCGACCGCCACCAGCGTCACCACGGGAAGGACCAGATGGTGGGCGACGTCGAGGACGTACGCGAAGCCTTCCTCGCCGCCGGATTCCATGCCGCCCGTCGGGAAGAGGCCCGGGACCGGCCCGACCCCGACCGAGAAGACGATGATCAGGAGCAGGCCCAGCCAGAACGACGGGATCGAGTAGAGGGTCAGCGCGAGTCCGGTGTTGAGGCGGTCGCCGAGCCCGCCGTGGCGCCACGCGGCCCGGGTGCCGAGGACGACGCCGATCGCCGTGTACAGGACGAAGGCCGTGCCCGTGAGCAGCAGCGTGTTCGGCAGGGCCTCGCTGATCTTGTCCATGACCGGCGCGCGGAACTGGTACGAGGTGCCGAGGTCACCGGTGAGCGCCTTGCCGCAGTAGTCCGTGAACTGCTGCCACAGCGGCAGATCGAGCCCGAACTCCCGCCTGTACGCGGCCAGTTGCTGGGCCGACACCTGGCGTCCGCCCGTCATGAACTTCACCGGGTCGCCGGGGATCAGCCGGAAGAGGAAGAAGCTGGTGACGAGGACGGCGAGCAGGGAGACGGCCGCGCCGCCCAGCTTGCCGGCCACGTACCGGGGGTACGCGGTGCCGCGTACCCGTGGTCCGCGGGCCGCCGACGGGCCGGCCGGGGCCGGACTCCCGGTCCGCCCGCCCACGGGCTTCCCGACCGGCGAGGGTGTCGCTTCAGCGGTCATGAACGGCCTTCACTGTTGGGCCACTCCCGATCGTCCCGGTCAGTCAATCCCGATGCTCCCGGGTCGGCCGGTTCCGGTCGTCCCGGCGGGCCGGGGGACTATTCGCGGTCCTCGGCGGTCGCGCGGCGGCGCATCGCGAAGAACGCCCCGAGACCCGCGAGGATCACCACGCCCGCGACGATGCCGATGATGACGCCTGTCTGGTTCGACCCGCCGGAGGA
This sequence is a window from Streptomyces ortus. Protein-coding genes within it:
- a CDS encoding oligopeptide/dipeptide ABC transporter ATP-binding protein; the encoded protein is MTATPQAVPETPPASSAPLLSAEGLRVSFPARRGDTARARAVDGVDLDIRPGEIVALVGESGCGKTTLARSLLGLVRPTAGRVTFAGRPLDYSSRALKSYRKRVQLVLQDPSGSLNPRHTVYDAVAEGLRIHAYAGDEREAVRAALARAGLRPPERFFLRYPHELSGGQRQRVVIAGALVLEPELIVADEPVASLDASVRGEILALLLRLRAELGLSALVVTHDLGLAWNIADRVAVMYLGRIIETGAVEDVLRAPQHPYTQALLSVLPEAPGAPVVLTGEPPDPSRIPSGCRFHARCQILANGEAERAGVADACREEDLPLLNGGGTSQVACHWAASR
- a CDS encoding ABC transporter ATP-binding protein, giving the protein MSTPTAPTAPPLLDVRNLEVTYGGGVAAVRGVDLTVEAGQKVGIAGESGCGKSTLALALLRLLPAGARVSGEILLDGEDVLTMKWGRVRAVRWAGASIVFQGAMHSLNAVHRVGDQIAEPILLHRKATAAGARRRTGELLEQVGLPAGRASAYPHELSGGQRQRVMIAMALACDPRLVVADEPTTALDVMIQAQILRLIQQLVSEQELGLVMISHDLAVLSDTCDRLAVMYAGRVVEEGPARQVYEDARHPYGQALSAAFPRIGDAGSRFAPRGLPGDPPDPAALPSGCAFHPRCAAALDSCTTEDQLLRPAAPDRWAACVHVNTRSAAGAAGSAGAADAVKPSGAVGAGVVEDVRSTP
- a CDS encoding ABC transporter permease: MTTTDPHEPVPTPTPTPTPTPDDPVVASPVPAKGGPRALARQRRRASAVRFWQRYRTHRSGLLGLAALTLFALVALTAPLTVGSDVQSVTGAPGRPMESPSLEFPLGTDQFGRSLLGLVVWGSRVSLLVGLLAAVLSVAIGALIGITAGHFRGWFATVMMRITDWFLVMPTLVLAIALATVMSRSLGTIILAIGVTTWPTTARLVRAQTLAVESRPYIERAKALGGGHWHVMSRHVLPNVMPLVLAQTTLIISSAILAEATLAFLGLGDPTVVSWGGLLQDAREAGAVSAGKWWYLVPPGIAIAVVALAFTLCGRAVESVLNPKLGVAR
- a CDS encoding ABC transporter permease, with the translated sequence MTAEATPSPVGKPVGGRTGSPAPAGPSAARGPRVRGTAYPRYVAGKLGGAAVSLLAVLVTSFFLFRLIPGDPVKFMTGGRQVSAQQLAAYRREFGLDLPLWQQFTDYCGKALTGDLGTSYQFRAPVMDKISEALPNTLLLTGTAFVLYTAIGVVLGTRAAWRHGGLGDRLNTGLALTLYSIPSFWLGLLLIIVFSVGVGPVPGLFPTGGMESGGEEGFAYVLDVAHHLVLPVVTLVAVEYGQTLLVTRSALLDEMGGDYLTTARAKGLRDDLVRRRHAVPNALLPTMTLVFINLGRTVAGVILVETVFSWPGLGGLFYQALSVPDLPLVQGLFFVFAAAVIVMNTLADLIYPLLDPRVGR